One window of the Trifolium pratense cultivar HEN17-A07 linkage group LG2, ARS_RC_1.1, whole genome shotgun sequence genome contains the following:
- the LOC123910833 gene encoding probable methyltransferase-like protein 23 isoform X1: MEENDRDEESDTTVTMSTFSQHNFNDDSETLCISIIENMREDYGLYVWPCAVILAEYVWQQKHRFTGANVVELGAGTCLPGLVAAKVGANVTLTDDSSRLEVLDNMRRVCDLNKLECNVLGLTWGVWDSSIFDLQPTIILGADVLYDSNAFDDLFATVTFLLRNSPGSTFITSYHNRSGHHLIEFLMKKWGLKCLKLLDGFSILPSFKASQISGNIQLAEIALMSKDNA; encoded by the exons ATGGAAGAAAATGACCGGGACGAAGAATCCGATACCACAGTCACCATGAGCACGTTTTCTCAGCACAATTTCAACGACGACTCTGAAACTCTTTGCATCTCCATCATCGAG AACATGAGGGAAGATTACGGTTTATACGTGTGGCCTTGCGCTGTAATTCTCGCCGAATATGTTTGGCAACAGAAGCACCGATTCACAGGAGCTAACGTTGTTGag CTTGGTGCTGGAACTTGCTTACCTGGTTTGGTTGCTGCAAAAGTTGGTGCTAATGTCACTCTTACCGATGACTCCAGCAGATTAGAG GTGCTTGACAACATGAGACGAGTTTGTGATTTGAATAAACTTGAGTGCAAT GTGCTAGGACTGACATGGGGTGTTTGGGATTCATCCATATTTGATTTACAGCCTACAATTATTTTGGGCGCTGACGTGTTGTATGACTCAAATG CTTTTGATGATCTCTTTGCCACTGTGACATTCTTGCTCCGAAATTCACCTGGATCAACTTTTATAACGTCATACCACAATAGAAG TGGGCATCACCTTATTGAGTTCTTGATGAAAAAATGGGGCTTGAAGTGTCTCAAGCTGCTTGATGGGTTTTCTATTCTGCCATCCTTCAAGGCTTCTCAGATAAGTGGTAACATCCAATTGGCAGAGATAGCTCTAATGTCGAAAGATAATGCTTGA
- the LOC123910833 gene encoding probable methyltransferase-like protein 23 isoform X2: MEENDRDEESDTTVTMSTFSQHNFNDDSETLCISIIENMREDYGLYVWPCAVILAEYVWQQKHRFTGANVVELGAGTCLPGLVAAKVGANVTLTDDSSRLEVLDNMRRVCDLNKLECNPTIILGADVLYDSNAFDDLFATVTFLLRNSPGSTFITSYHNRSGHHLIEFLMKKWGLKCLKLLDGFSILPSFKASQISGNIQLAEIALMSKDNA; the protein is encoded by the exons ATGGAAGAAAATGACCGGGACGAAGAATCCGATACCACAGTCACCATGAGCACGTTTTCTCAGCACAATTTCAACGACGACTCTGAAACTCTTTGCATCTCCATCATCGAG AACATGAGGGAAGATTACGGTTTATACGTGTGGCCTTGCGCTGTAATTCTCGCCGAATATGTTTGGCAACAGAAGCACCGATTCACAGGAGCTAACGTTGTTGag CTTGGTGCTGGAACTTGCTTACCTGGTTTGGTTGCTGCAAAAGTTGGTGCTAATGTCACTCTTACCGATGACTCCAGCAGATTAGAG GTGCTTGACAACATGAGACGAGTTTGTGATTTGAATAAACTTGAGTGCAAT CCTACAATTATTTTGGGCGCTGACGTGTTGTATGACTCAAATG CTTTTGATGATCTCTTTGCCACTGTGACATTCTTGCTCCGAAATTCACCTGGATCAACTTTTATAACGTCATACCACAATAGAAG TGGGCATCACCTTATTGAGTTCTTGATGAAAAAATGGGGCTTGAAGTGTCTCAAGCTGCTTGATGGGTTTTCTATTCTGCCATCCTTCAAGGCTTCTCAGATAAGTGGTAACATCCAATTGGCAGAGATAGCTCTAATGTCGAAAGATAATGCTTGA
- the LOC123910832 gene encoding peroxidase 64-like, whose product MAAMVTFLNLIVMFSVVSTGKSLSVNYYEKTCHDLEFIVLKTVKDATAKDKTVPAALLRMHFHDCFIRGCDASVLLNSKGNNKAEKDGPPNISLHAFYVIDKAKKALEAKCPGVVSCADILALAARDAVYLSGGPKWDVPKGRKDGRTSKAIETRQLPAPTFNISQLQQSFSQRALSAKDLVALSGGHTLGFSHCSSFRNRIQNFNATHDVDPSLNPSFATKLKSICPKKNQAKNAGATMDPSSTAFDNTYYKLILQQNALFSSDQALLDSPKTKYFVSKFSASQKAFYDAFAKSMIKMSSINGGQEVRKDCRKIN is encoded by the exons ATGGCTGCCATGGTTACATTCTTGAATTTGATTGTCATGTTTTCAGTGGTTTCTACAGGAAAATCACTGAGCGTAAACTACTATGAAAAAACATGCCATGATCTAGAGTTTATTGTTTTGAAGACAGTGAAGGATGCTACTGCTAAGGACAAAACTGTTCCGGCAGCGCTTTTGCGAATGCACTTCCATGATTGCTTCATTCGA GGATGTGATGCATCTGTGCTGCTAAATTCAAAAGGAAACAACAAAGCAGAAAAGGACGGACCGCCAAACATTTCATTGCATGCATTCTATGTCATTGATAAAGCAAAGAAAGCATTAGAAGCTAAATGCCCTGGTGTAGTTTCTTGCGCTGATATCCTTGCTCTCGCAGCAAGAGACGCGGTTTATCTG TCAGGAGGACCTAAATGGGATGTTCCTAAGGGAAGAAAGGATGGAAGAACATCCAAGGCCATTGAAACAAGACAATTGCCAGCACCAACATTCAACATATCACAACTGCAGCAAAGTTTCTCTCAAAGAGCATTGTCAGCGAAAGACTTGGTAGCTCTGTCAG GAGGGCATACCTTAGGTTTCTCTCACTGCTCGTCTTTCCGGAACAGAATCCAAAACTTTAATGCTACACATGATGTTGACCCTTCATTAAATCCGTCGTTTGCAAcaaaactaaaatcaatttgtCCAAAGAAAAATCAGGCAAAAAATGCAGGCGCCACGATGGACCCTTCTTCAACAGCTTTTGATAATACATATTACAAGTTGATCCTCCAACAAAATGCCTTGTTTTCTTCTGATCAGGCTTTGCTTGACAGCCCAAAAACCAAGTattttgtttctaagttttcCGCTTCACAAAAAGCTTTCTATGACGCTTTTGCAAAATCCATGATCAAAATGAGTAGCATCAATGGTGGGCAAGAAGTTAGGAAGGACTGCAGAAAGATTAATTAG